The Felis catus isolate Fca126 chromosome X, F.catus_Fca126_mat1.0, whole genome shotgun sequence genome includes a region encoding these proteins:
- the TEX13A gene encoding testis-expressed protein 13A, with product MALKPEDSSGGFQHGNVVAFINEKMAGHTKGPEFYLENISQSWEEVENKLKAILEDSAVSSEAKDACAWSSLALGVRFARRQGQLHGHRVHWLQDFAKLHKSTAETLASDLKELTAQQEIERREAAFRLQQTQANLAEIRKERDLLRWKLLRAELESSRERVQVAEEPGLATASDAGTEGAGEEEEAGAATTYATAAGATGRGRRQKGEEETEATKNLGGGLVHVLGAEQKNYTSGGQREGDVRSVDTAMLYFSGTMKPGTTATPSPLPVQLPASFTYSYACPFSPFPPAPTPTPPAIMFTPGAPSQISPHRRPSDVNLWSDVGSQGTRPQESQRDNDLLQQRRAPIFRRPGDWDCPWCKAVNFSRREICFRCGRGIWLQNPQ from the exons ATGGCCTTGAAACCCGAAGACTCCAGTGGTGGGTTCCAGCACGGCAACGTGGTGGCTTTCATCAATGAGAAGATGGCCGGGCACACGAAAGGCCCCGAGTTCTACCTCGAAAATATATCTCAGTCCTGGGAGGAAGTGGAGAACAAGCTCAAGGCCATCCTGGAGGACAGCGCAGTGTCCAGTGAGGCCAAAGACGCCTGTGCCTGGAGCAGCCTGGCCCTAGGTGTGCGCTTTGCCCGCAGGCAGGGCCAGTTACATGGGCACAGGGTGCACTGGCTGCAGGACTTCGCCAAACTGCATAAGTCCACTGCAGAGACCTTGGCCTCAGACCTAAAGGAGCTCACAGCACAGCAGGAGATAGAGCGCAGGGAGGCAGCCTTCCGTCTGCAGCAGACACAGGCAAACTTGGCGGAGATACGGAAGGAAAGGGACCTCCTGAGGTGGAAGCTTCTGCGGGCT GAGCTGGAGTCTTCGCGGGAGCGGGTGCAGGTTGCAGAGGAGCCAGGCTTGGCCACTGCCAGTGACGCTGGGACAGAAGGAGCAGGTGAGGAGGAAGAGGCGGGGGCTGCCACTACTTATGCTACTGCTGCTGGTGccacaggaagaggaagaagacagaaaggtgaagaagagacagaggccACAAAGAACCTTGGTGGAGGCCTTGTGCATGTTCTTGGAGCTGAGCAGAAAAATTATACCtctggtgggcagagggagggagatgtcAGGTCAGTGGATACAGCCATGCTTTATTTCTCTGGGACGATGAAGCCCGGGACCACAGccacaccctcacccctgcctgtcCAGCTCCCTGCCTCATTCACATACTCCTATGCCTgccccttttcccccttcccacctGCGCCCACACCAACCCCACCAGCAATAATGTTCACCCCAGGAGCTCCATCTCAGATATCTCCCCACCGGAGGCCCTCTGATGTTAACTTGTGGTCTGATGTGGGGTCCCAGGGAACACGCCCTCAAGAATCCCAAAGAGACAACGATCTCCTTCAGCAGAGAAGAGCTCCCATATTTCGCAGACCCGGGGATTGGGACTGCCCTTGGTGTAAAGCTGTGAATTTTTCACGGAGGGAAATTTGTTTCCGCTGTGGAAGGGGAATCTGGCTGCAAAACCCCCAGTGA